The genomic window GTCGCTGGAGCTGACCCGCGCCCAGGTCGAGGCGCTGCCCTACTACCAGATGCAAGTCAGCTCCGAGTACGGCTCGGCGGTGATGGCCCTGGTACGCACCCAGGGCGATCGGCAGTTCTGGCGTGCGTCCTCGGGGCAGTTTTTGCTGCTTGAGAAAGGGCTCGTGGTGCGCACCTTGGGCTTCCCGAACGACCTGCTGGGAACGCGCCTGAGTGCTGAGGCGCCGTTCCAGCATGGGTTACACCAGGTCGCGGACGGCCAGCCAAGCCAACGCTGGATCGACCTCGGGGCTGGCTATCAGTTGGATGTTCCACTCAGCGGCAGCTTCCAACGCAAGGGGACCGAAAGGGTCCGGATTCTCGACCAGGATCTGACCTTGCTTCGCGTAGACGAGACGCTGCGCGCCCCCGTTAGTGGCCTGTCCTCCACCAATCATTATTGGGTCGACCCGAGCGACGGCTTTGTGATGCAAAGCCGCCAGCAAGTCGCGCCTGGCTTGAATAT from Pseudomonas sp. GCEP-101 includes these protein-coding regions:
- a CDS encoding YjbF family lipoprotein, with translation MKALRLLALAALTASLSACNPLMRGSLDTLGASLSRPASLELTRAQVEALPYYQMQVSSEYGSAVMALVRTQGDRQFWRASSGQFLLLEKGLVVRTLGFPNDLLGTRLSAEAPFQHGLHQVADGQPSQRWIDLGAGYQLDVPLSGSFQRKGTERVRILDQDLTLLRVDETLRAPVSGLSSTNHYWVDPSDGFVMQSRQQVAPGLNITITQLRPLREKP